The proteins below come from a single Limnohabitans sp. 2KL-27 genomic window:
- a CDS encoding amino acid ABC transporter permease gives MTWDWQVFFTDDGSGRTYLEWMLEAWRWTLAVAACSWVVAMSVGAVVGTVRTLPGRPVWVALGNAWVELFRNIPLLVQIFLWYFVVPKIIPAFQQVPGFVLVVFALGFFTSARIAEQVRAGIQALPKGQTYAAMAVGFTTAQSYRYVLLPMAFRIILPPLTSESMNLLKNSSVAFAVSIAELTMFAMQAQEETSRGIEIYIAVTGLYALSAFGVNRVFALIEKKMRVPGFIVSAGTGGH, from the coding sequence ATGACTTGGGACTGGCAGGTTTTTTTCACCGACGACGGCAGTGGTCGAACTTATTTGGAGTGGATGCTGGAGGCTTGGCGCTGGACGCTGGCCGTGGCGGCGTGTTCTTGGGTCGTGGCCATGAGCGTTGGCGCCGTGGTGGGCACGGTGCGCACCTTGCCCGGACGCCCGGTTTGGGTCGCTTTGGGCAACGCCTGGGTCGAGTTGTTCCGCAACATACCGCTGTTGGTGCAAATTTTCTTGTGGTACTTCGTGGTGCCCAAAATCATTCCCGCCTTTCAGCAGGTGCCGGGCTTTGTGTTGGTGGTGTTTGCCTTGGGATTTTTCACTTCGGCGCGCATCGCTGAGCAGGTGCGGGCAGGTATCCAAGCCTTGCCCAAAGGGCAAACCTATGCCGCCATGGCGGTGGGATTTACAACGGCACAGTCTTACCGCTATGTGCTCTTGCCCATGGCCTTTCGCATCATCTTGCCGCCGCTGACCAGCGAGTCAATGAACTTGTTGAAAAACTCGTCCGTGGCTTTTGCGGTGTCGATCGCCGAACTCACCATGTTTGCCATGCAGGCGCAAGAAGAAACCTCACGCGGCATCGAAATTTACATCGCGGTGACCGGCCTGTATGCCTTGTCGGCTTTTGGGGTCAACCGCGTGTTTGCCTTGATTGAAAAGAAAATGCGCGTACCGGGCTTCATTGTTTCGGCCGGCACGGGGGGGCACTGA
- a CDS encoding enoyl-CoA hydratase, whose product MSDILTHTDAGVMTITFNRLDKKNSITAAMYAAMADAVAQAGADPAVRVVVFQGHESIFSAGNDIGDFLNQPPTTQESPVFRFLRGIATFEKPLLAAVAGPAVGIGTTMLFHCDLVYAGDNAAFSMPFVNLGLCPEAASSLLAPRMFGYHRAAEALLMGEPFFAEAAQEVGLVNRVVPPTEVNGYAQAQARKLAAKPLTSLIATKRLMKSGYQQEVLQKMDEEGQSFGRMLLEPAAKEAFGAFMEKRKPDFSKV is encoded by the coding sequence ATGTCTGACATCCTGACCCACACCGACGCAGGGGTGATGACCATCACCTTCAACCGCCTGGACAAGAAGAACTCCATCACCGCCGCCATGTACGCCGCCATGGCCGACGCCGTGGCCCAGGCCGGGGCCGATCCAGCCGTTCGCGTGGTGGTGTTTCAGGGGCACGAGAGCATCTTCAGCGCGGGCAACGACATCGGTGACTTTTTGAACCAGCCCCCCACCACGCAAGAGTCGCCCGTGTTCCGTTTTTTGCGCGGCATCGCCACCTTCGAAAAGCCGCTGCTCGCTGCTGTGGCCGGGCCTGCCGTGGGCATCGGCACCACCATGCTGTTCCATTGCGACCTGGTCTATGCCGGTGACAACGCCGCGTTCTCCATGCCCTTCGTCAACCTGGGCCTCTGTCCTGAAGCAGCTTCCAGCCTGCTGGCGCCGCGCATGTTCGGCTACCACCGCGCTGCCGAAGCCCTGCTGATGGGCGAACCCTTCTTTGCCGAAGCCGCGCAGGAGGTGGGCCTGGTCAACCGCGTGGTGCCCCCCACCGAGGTCAATGGTTACGCCCAGGCGCAGGCCCGCAAACTGGCCGCCAAGCCACTGACCTCCCTGATCGCCACCAAGCGCTTGATGAAAAGCGGCTACCAGCAAGAAGTGCTGCAAAAGATGGACGAAGAAGGCCAAAGCTTTGGCCGCATGTTGCTTGAACCTGCTGCCAAAGAAGCTTTCGGCGCCTTCATGGAAAAACGCAAACCCGACTTCAGCAAGGTCTGA
- a CDS encoding DUF2147 domain-containing protein, giving the protein MKKVSRAFALLVMGCMALAAQANSPVGRWHTIDDKTGETKSVVTIENAGGVLRGKVSQILRKDADPAAKCGLCKDDRKDQAILGMEIIRGVKKSAGHEYWDGGDILDPEEGKLYRVRLTPIEGGAKLQVRGFLGPFWRNQLWVKAP; this is encoded by the coding sequence ATGAAAAAAGTTTCCCGCGCATTCGCCCTGCTTGTCATGGGCTGCATGGCCCTGGCAGCCCAGGCCAACAGCCCTGTGGGCCGTTGGCACACGATTGACGACAAAACCGGCGAGACCAAGAGCGTGGTCACCATCGAAAACGCGGGCGGTGTGCTGCGCGGCAAGGTCAGCCAGATTTTGCGCAAGGACGCTGACCCTGCAGCCAAGTGCGGCCTGTGCAAGGACGATCGCAAGGACCAAGCCATTTTGGGCATGGAAATCATCCGGGGCGTGAAAAAGTCGGCGGGCCATGAGTATTGGGATGGTGGCGACATCCTCGACCCGGAAGAGGGCAAGCTGTACCGCGTGCGACTGACGCCCATCGAGGGTGGCGCGAAACTGCAAGTGCGCGGTTTCCTTGGCCCCTTCTGGCGCAACCAGTTGTGGGTCAAAGCCCCCTGA
- a CDS encoding ABC transporter ATP-binding protein/permease, protein MRHHGETAASATPHAPGAKPGAATQPPAGSDWKTLSRLLPYLWQYKWRVFFALTLMVGAKLANVSVPLLLKELVDAMSLKPGDPQAVLVVPVALLVGYGALRLLTSAFTELRELVFAKATQGASRSIALQTFEHLHALSLRFHLARQTGGMTRDIERGVRGIESLISYSLYSVIPTLIEVGLVLAILAVKFDAWFAGITLVALALYIFFTVRVTEWRTQFRKQANEFDSAAHTRAIDSLLNYETVKYFGNERFEAGRYDESLERLRLARLKAQTTLSVLNTGQQLIIASALVAMLWRATEGVVAGRMTLGDLVMINAFMIQLYIPLNFLGVLYREIKQSLTDLDKMFVLMDREREVADVPGSPALALQGAPDVVFDRVSFAYESDRPILQDISFSIPAGKTVAVVGPSGSGKSTLARLMFRFYDVQQGNICIAGQDIRQVTQASVRQALGIVPQDTVLFNDSVAYNIAYGRPGASQLEIEGAARSARIHDFIASTPKGYQTSVGERGLKLSGGEKQRVAIARTLLKDPPILVFDEATSALDSANERAIQTELASVAQNKTTLVIAHRLSTVVDAHEILVMEAGRIIERGNHAELLASQGRYASMWALQQNAESPPALAADLAAT, encoded by the coding sequence ATGCGCCACCACGGCGAAACCGCTGCCTCTGCCACCCCCCATGCCCCTGGCGCCAAGCCCGGCGCTGCAACCCAGCCGCCAGCCGGCAGCGACTGGAAAACCCTCTCGCGCCTTTTGCCCTATTTGTGGCAATACAAATGGCGCGTGTTCTTTGCCTTGACCCTCATGGTGGGGGCCAAACTGGCCAACGTGAGCGTGCCTTTGCTGCTCAAAGAGTTGGTGGATGCCATGAGCCTCAAGCCCGGCGACCCACAAGCGGTGCTGGTGGTGCCAGTGGCGCTGCTGGTGGGCTACGGTGCCTTGCGTTTGCTGACATCGGCTTTCACCGAATTGCGTGAGCTGGTGTTTGCCAAAGCCACGCAAGGTGCTTCGCGCTCCATCGCTTTGCAGACCTTTGAGCACCTGCACGCCCTGAGCCTGCGCTTTCATTTGGCGCGGCAGACCGGGGGCATGACGCGCGACATCGAGCGCGGCGTGCGTGGCATCGAGTCATTGATCTCTTATTCGCTCTACAGCGTCATCCCCACACTGATCGAGGTGGGCCTGGTGTTGGCCATTTTGGCTGTCAAGTTTGACGCCTGGTTTGCGGGCATCACGCTGGTGGCTTTGGCGCTGTACATCTTTTTCACCGTGCGCGTGACCGAGTGGCGCACGCAGTTTCGCAAACAGGCCAACGAGTTCGACTCGGCCGCGCACACCCGGGCGATTGACTCGCTGCTGAACTACGAAACCGTCAAATACTTTGGCAACGAGCGTTTTGAGGCAGGACGCTACGACGAAAGTCTGGAGCGCCTGCGCCTGGCGCGGCTCAAGGCGCAAACCACCTTGTCGGTGCTCAATACCGGGCAGCAGCTCATCATCGCGTCGGCCTTGGTGGCCATGCTGTGGCGGGCCACAGAGGGTGTGGTGGCCGGGCGCATGACTTTGGGCGATTTGGTGATGATCAATGCCTTCATGATCCAGCTCTACATTCCACTCAACTTTCTGGGCGTGCTCTACCGCGAGATCAAGCAAAGCCTGACCGATCTGGACAAGATGTTCGTGCTGATGGACCGCGAACGCGAAGTGGCCGATGTACCGGGTTCGCCTGCGCTGGCTTTGCAAGGTGCACCCGATGTGGTGTTTGACCGCGTGTCCTTTGCCTACGAGAGCGACCGCCCGATCCTGCAAGACATCAGCTTCAGCATTCCTGCGGGCAAAACCGTGGCGGTGGTCGGGCCTTCGGGTTCGGGCAAGTCCACGCTGGCCCGATTGATGTTCCGCTTTTACGACGTGCAGCAAGGCAACATCTGCATCGCGGGGCAGGACATTCGCCAAGTCACACAAGCGAGCGTTCGCCAAGCCTTGGGCATCGTGCCGCAAGACACGGTGCTGTTCAACGACAGCGTGGCCTACAACATCGCCTATGGCCGACCTGGTGCGAGCCAGCTTGAGATCGAAGGCGCGGCGCGTTCGGCCCGCATCCACGACTTCATCGCCTCCACGCCCAAGGGCTACCAAACCTCGGTGGGCGAGCGCGGGCTGAAGCTGTCGGGTGGCGAAAAACAGCGCGTGGCCATTGCCCGCACCCTGCTCAAAGACCCGCCAATTTTGGTGTTCGACGAAGCCACCTCGGCACTCGATTCAGCCAATGAACGCGCCATCCAGACCGAGCTGGCCAGCGTCGCACAAAACAAGACCACGCTGGTGATCGCCCACCGTTTGTCCACTGTGGTCGATGCACATGAGATTTTGGTGATGGAAGCAGGCCGGATCATCGAACGCGGCAACCACGCCGAGCTGCTGGCCAGCCAAGGCCGCTACGCCAGCATGTGGGCTTTGCAGCAAAACGCAGAGTCACCGCCAGCGCTGGCCGCTGACTTGGCCGCGACATAA
- a CDS encoding LysR substrate-binding domain-containing protein, with amino-acid sequence METKWLEDFVSLAETHSFSRSAQLRHVTQPAFSRRIQSLEAWAGADLVDRSSYPTKLTPAGETLYAQALELLQSLQNTRAMLRGHNSAGQDFIEFAVPHTLAFTFFPSWVASLRESFGPIKSRLIALNVHDAAMRLAEGGCDVLIVYHHPSQPLQLDAERYDMVVLGAESIAPYVLAPADGSPACSLPGTPARPLPYLGYAPGAYLGGVTDWILQHSGTPIHLDRVYETDMAEGLKVMALQGHGIAFLPESAVRKEVQSGALVEAHLPGGHSLALTMEVRAYRAKLGPKTSSRHPAHELWQHLALETPHLLGG; translated from the coding sequence ATGGAAACCAAGTGGCTTGAAGACTTTGTGAGCTTGGCTGAAACCCACAGTTTCAGCCGCTCGGCGCAGTTGCGCCATGTCACGCAGCCCGCCTTTTCCCGGCGCATCCAGTCGCTGGAGGCTTGGGCCGGGGCCGATCTGGTGGACCGCAGCTCTTACCCCACCAAACTCACACCGGCGGGTGAGACCCTTTACGCGCAGGCGCTGGAGTTGCTGCAATCCTTGCAAAACACCCGGGCCATGCTGCGCGGGCACAACTCGGCGGGGCAGGATTTCATCGAGTTTGCGGTGCCTCACACGCTGGCGTTCACTTTTTTCCCATCCTGGGTGGCCAGTTTGCGCGAGAGCTTTGGGCCGATCAAAAGCCGCCTGATTGCCTTGAACGTGCACGATGCCGCGATGCGTCTGGCCGAGGGTGGTTGCGATGTGTTGATCGTTTACCACCACCCCTCTCAACCCTTGCAACTCGATGCCGAGCGTTACGACATGGTGGTGTTGGGTGCCGAGTCCATCGCCCCGTATGTGCTGGCCCCGGCCGACGGCAGCCCAGCGTGCAGTTTGCCGGGAACGCCTGCGCGGCCTTTGCCCTATTTGGGCTATGCCCCCGGCGCTTATTTGGGGGGCGTGACGGACTGGATACTTCAGCATTCGGGCACACCGATCCATTTGGACCGGGTGTATGAAACCGACATGGCCGAAGGCTTGAAAGTCATGGCCCTGCAAGGGCATGGCATCGCATTTTTGCCAGAAAGCGCCGTGCGCAAGGAAGTGCAGAGCGGCGCTCTGGTGGAGGCCCATTTGCCTGGGGGCCACAGTCTGGCCTTGACCATGGAGGTCAGGGCTTACCGGGCCAAACTGGGTCCCAAAACCAGTTCTCGGCATCCTGCACACGAGCTTTGGCAACATTTGGCACTGGAAACCCCGCACCTTTTAGGGGGCTGA
- the pyrC gene encoding dihydroorotase, which yields MTQELTLIRPDDWHLHVRDGAALNVVVPHTAAQFGRAIIMPNLKPPVTTAEQALAYKARIQAAVPAGMAFEPLMTLYLTDNLAPAEIARAKAAGVVACKLYPAGATTNSDAGVTDLRKIYPVLEAMQREGVLLLVHGEVTSSDIDLFDREAVFIEQQLIPLRRDFPGLKIVMEHITTKEAADYVAAGDANLGATITAHHLLYNRNAIFTGGIRPHYYCLPVLKRETHRLALVQAATRGNPRFFLGTDSAPHPAHLKEHASGCAGCYTAHAAIEMYAEVFEQAGALDKLEGFASFFGADFYGLPRNTSTITLRRESWTPAESFAYGEAELKPLRSGESLPWRLVAG from the coding sequence ATGACCCAAGAACTCACCCTCATCCGCCCCGACGACTGGCACCTGCATGTGCGCGATGGCGCCGCCCTGAACGTGGTGGTGCCGCACACCGCCGCCCAATTCGGCCGCGCCATCATCATGCCCAACCTCAAGCCGCCCGTGACCACAGCCGAGCAGGCGCTGGCCTACAAGGCACGCATTCAGGCCGCCGTGCCGGCAGGCATGGCTTTTGAGCCGCTGATGACCTTGTACTTGACGGACAACCTGGCCCCGGCGGAGATCGCCCGCGCCAAGGCCGCAGGCGTGGTGGCCTGCAAGCTCTACCCGGCAGGGGCCACCACCAACAGCGACGCGGGTGTGACCGACCTGCGCAAAATCTACCCCGTGCTCGAAGCCATGCAGCGCGAAGGCGTGCTGCTGCTGGTGCACGGCGAAGTCACCTCGTCCGACATCGACCTGTTTGACCGCGAAGCCGTGTTCATTGAGCAGCAACTGATCCCGCTGCGCCGCGACTTCCCGGGTTTGAAAATCGTGATGGAACACATCACCACGAAAGAAGCCGCCGACTATGTGGCTGCGGGCGACGCGAACTTGGGCGCGACCATCACCGCCCACCACCTGCTGTACAACCGCAACGCCATCTTCACCGGCGGCATCCGCCCACATTACTACTGCTTGCCTGTGCTCAAGCGCGAAACCCACCGCCTGGCCCTGGTGCAGGCGGCCACCCGTGGCAACCCACGTTTCTTCCTGGGCACCGACAGCGCCCCGCACCCGGCGCACCTCAAAGAGCACGCCAGCGGTTGCGCCGGTTGCTACACCGCGCATGCCGCCATCGAGATGTACGCCGAAGTCTTTGAGCAAGCGGGCGCGCTGGACAAGCTCGAAGGCTTTGCCAGCTTCTTCGGCGCCGATTTCTACGGCCTGCCGCGCAATACCAGCACCATCACTCTGCGCCGCGAAAGCTGGACACCCGCTGAAAGCTTTGCCTACGGCGAGGCCGAACTCAAGCCCCTGCGTTCGGGCGAAAGTCTGCCGTGGCGTCTGGTGGCGGGCTGA
- a CDS encoding amino acid ABC transporter permease, producing the protein MFGLDLSFFDLEMLRKFVWNGLVFSVQLTITATIGGVIFGTLLALMRLSGSKLLSVPATFYVNGMRSVPLVMVILWFYLLMPFLIGRPIGAEWSAIITFVAFEAAYFSEIMRAGIQSIPRGQVFAGQAMGMTYGQNMRLIILPQAFRNMLPVLLTQTIILFQDTSLVYAIGAYDLLKGFTNAGKIYGRPEEAYILAAGVYFVICFGLSWGVKRLQAKIAIVR; encoded by the coding sequence ATGTTCGGACTCGACCTCTCGTTTTTCGATTTGGAGATGCTGCGCAAGTTCGTGTGGAACGGCTTGGTTTTCAGCGTCCAACTGACCATCACCGCCACCATCGGTGGCGTGATCTTCGGCACCTTGCTGGCACTGATGCGCCTGTCGGGCTCCAAACTTTTGTCGGTGCCCGCCACCTTTTATGTCAACGGCATGCGTTCGGTGCCCTTGGTCATGGTGATCCTGTGGTTCTATTTGCTGATGCCGTTCTTGATTGGCAGACCGATAGGTGCCGAATGGTCGGCCATCATCACCTTTGTGGCGTTTGAGGCGGCTTATTTCAGCGAAATCATGCGGGCCGGCATCCAGTCCATCCCGCGGGGTCAGGTGTTTGCAGGCCAAGCCATGGGCATGACCTATGGGCAAAACATGCGCCTGATCATCTTGCCCCAAGCTTTCAGGAACATGCTGCCGGTGTTGCTCACGCAGACCATCATCTTGTTCCAAGACACCTCCTTGGTCTATGCCATTGGTGCCTATGATTTGCTCAAGGGCTTCACCAACGCGGGCAAAATTTACGGCCGACCCGAAGAGGCGTACATCTTGGCCGCTGGCGTGTATTTCGTGATTTGTTTTGGTTTGTCGTGGGGCGTCAAGCGCCTGCAGGCCAAGATTGCCATCGTGCGCTGA
- a CDS encoding amino acid ABC transporter substrate-binding protein yields the protein MKKQLFAAAIAALACVAAQADTIAKVKNSGVITMGVRDSSGALSYTLGDGKYAGFHYEICQRIIANVEKAAGKKLDVKFQSVTSQNRIPLVQNGTVDIECGSTTNNAARQKDVAFVVTTFVEEVRIAVKAASGITSIGQLKDRSVATTTGTTSVQLLRKHERANGVDFKEVFGKDHADSFLLLESGRADAFVMDGQILAGNIATAKNPADFKIVGEVLNVEPIAIMIRKDDPAFKKLADDTVRDMVKSGDMAKAYDKWFMQPIPPKNTRVGLAASDATKTAWANLNDKPAEDYAKK from the coding sequence ATGAAAAAACAATTGTTCGCTGCGGCGATCGCTGCTTTGGCCTGTGTGGCCGCTCAAGCCGACACCATCGCCAAAGTCAAAAACTCTGGTGTGATCACCATGGGTGTGCGCGATTCTTCAGGCGCCTTGTCCTACACCCTCGGTGACGGCAAGTACGCCGGTTTCCACTACGAGATTTGCCAGCGCATCATCGCCAACGTCGAAAAAGCGGCAGGCAAGAAGTTGGACGTGAAGTTCCAGTCCGTGACCTCACAAAACCGCATTCCCTTGGTTCAAAACGGCACCGTGGACATCGAATGCGGCTCGACCACCAACAATGCGGCGCGTCAAAAAGACGTGGCCTTTGTGGTCACCACCTTTGTGGAAGAAGTGCGCATCGCCGTGAAGGCCGCCTCGGGCATCACTTCGATCGGCCAACTCAAAGACCGCAGTGTGGCCACCACCACCGGCACCACTTCGGTGCAGCTGCTGCGCAAGCATGAGCGCGCCAATGGCGTCGACTTCAAGGAAGTCTTTGGCAAGGACCACGCTGACAGCTTCTTGCTGTTGGAATCCGGTCGCGCCGACGCATTCGTGATGGACGGCCAGATCCTGGCTGGCAACATTGCCACCGCCAAGAACCCAGCTGACTTCAAGATCGTGGGTGAAGTGCTCAACGTGGAGCCCATCGCCATCATGATCCGCAAGGACGACCCCGCCTTCAAGAAACTGGCCGATGACACCGTGCGTGACATGGTCAAGAGCGGTGACATGGCCAAGGCCTATGACAAGTGGTTCATGCAACCTATCCCACCCAAAAACACCCGCGTGGGCTTGGCTGCCAGCGATGCCACCAAAACCGCTTGGGCCAACTTGAACGACAAGCCGGCTGAAGATTACGCCAAAAAATAA
- a CDS encoding succinylglutamate desuccinylase/aspartoacylase family protein, with amino-acid sequence MGQNLPAIEVMPRDLSAYRLGNVGVDFVHRFDSGVPGPHVLVNALTHGNEFCGMVAACHLLDTGVRPLRGTLTVSFANVAAYESFDPARPFESRQITHNFNRIWSEEWLDGSDDSVELRRARAMRAVVAEADHILDIHSTSQDVVPFWVYPAFARNARAASALAAPAVHLVMPQGLGSGTPVIQHGRHGQAQSNAGAALVVECGQHFKQSSADLAIQVSMDFLGHFGLLERAAAPATAPRRFELLTTHVVAHADFRFTRPVIGFETFAKGELIAMDGDQPLHATCDDCTLFMPTREPVVGREGVYLTRPLAD; translated from the coding sequence ATGGGTCAGAACTTGCCAGCCATCGAGGTCATGCCGCGCGACTTGTCCGCCTACCGGCTGGGCAATGTGGGTGTGGATTTTGTCCATCGCTTCGACTCGGGTGTGCCCGGACCGCATGTCTTGGTCAATGCCCTCACACATGGCAACGAGTTTTGTGGCATGGTCGCCGCCTGTCATTTGCTGGACACGGGTGTGCGGCCCTTGCGTGGCACGCTCACGGTGAGCTTTGCCAATGTGGCGGCCTATGAGTCCTTCGATCCGGCCCGACCTTTTGAAAGCCGCCAGATCACGCACAACTTCAACCGCATCTGGTCCGAAGAATGGCTCGACGGCTCAGACGACAGCGTAGAGCTGCGCCGTGCGCGTGCCATGCGCGCCGTGGTGGCCGAGGCGGACCACATTCTGGACATCCACTCCACGAGCCAGGATGTGGTGCCTTTCTGGGTCTACCCGGCCTTTGCCCGCAATGCACGCGCTGCCAGTGCCCTGGCGGCACCTGCGGTGCACTTGGTGATGCCTCAAGGGCTGGGGTCGGGGACACCGGTCATTCAGCATGGCCGTCATGGCCAGGCCCAGAGCAACGCAGGCGCTGCCCTCGTGGTCGAGTGCGGTCAACATTTCAAGCAAAGCTCGGCCGATCTGGCCATCCAAGTGTCGATGGATTTTTTGGGGCATTTCGGTCTCCTTGAGCGGGCCGCAGCCCCCGCGACAGCACCGCGCCGCTTCGAGCTGCTCACAACCCATGTGGTGGCGCATGCGGATTTCCGCTTCACCCGGCCGGTGATCGGTTTTGAAACCTTTGCCAAGGGCGAGTTGATCGCCATGGACGGTGACCAACCCTTGCATGCCACCTGTGACGACTGCACGCTTTTCATGCCCACGCGCGAGCCCGTGGTGGGGCGCGAGGGCGTTTACCTCACCCGTCCGCTGGCCGATTGA
- a CDS encoding acyl-CoA thioesterase — MSATPRPDTVSLPTDQELVLKVIPMPADCNASGDIFGGWVMAQVDLAGAVLPARRVRGRMVTVAVNEFIFKQAVKVGDILSFFSRIVRVGRTSVTVKVEVFAERFQLQGQYIKVTEANLTYVAVDDQGKPRPVPAE, encoded by the coding sequence ATGTCTGCCACCCCACGCCCCGATACCGTGTCTTTGCCCACCGACCAGGAGCTGGTGCTCAAAGTCATCCCCATGCCAGCCGACTGCAATGCCAGCGGCGATATTTTTGGCGGCTGGGTCATGGCCCAGGTCGACTTGGCCGGTGCCGTGTTGCCCGCCCGGCGTGTGCGCGGGCGCATGGTCACCGTGGCGGTGAACGAGTTCATTTTCAAACAGGCCGTCAAGGTGGGCGACATCCTGTCGTTTTTCTCGCGCATTGTGCGCGTGGGACGCACCTCGGTCACGGTCAAGGTGGAGGTGTTTGCCGAGCGCTTTCAGCTGCAAGGCCAGTACATCAAGGTCACCGAAGCGAACCTGACCTATGTGGCGGTGGACGACCAAGGCAAGCCCCGGCCAGTGCCTGCCGAATGA
- a CDS encoding amino acid ABC transporter ATP-binding protein, with protein sequence MIEIKNVSKWYGPVQVLNDCSVSINKGDVVVVCGPSGSGKSTLIKTVNGLEPVQQGSIHVDGVSLMDANTDLPKLRSRVGMVFQSFELFPHLSVTENLTIAQIKVLGRTEDEARERGLKMLDRVGLLAHKDKFPGQLSGGQQQRVAIARALSMDPIVMLFDEPTSALDPEMVGEVLDVMVQLAQEGMTMMVVTHEMGFARKVANRVIFIDVGGRILEDCSKDEFFNHPENRQPRTKDFLNKILQH encoded by the coding sequence ATGATTGAAATCAAGAATGTGTCCAAGTGGTACGGACCGGTGCAGGTGCTCAACGACTGCTCGGTCAGCATCAACAAGGGCGATGTGGTGGTCGTGTGCGGCCCCTCCGGCTCGGGCAAGTCCACCCTCATCAAAACCGTCAATGGTCTGGAGCCTGTGCAGCAAGGCAGCATCCATGTGGACGGCGTCTCGCTCATGGACGCCAACACCGACCTGCCCAAACTGCGTTCGCGCGTGGGCATGGTGTTTCAGAGCTTTGAATTGTTCCCGCACCTGTCGGTGACCGAGAACCTGACGATTGCCCAGATCAAAGTTTTGGGACGCACAGAAGACGAAGCCCGCGAGCGCGGCCTCAAGATGCTCGACCGCGTGGGCTTGCTGGCGCACAAGGACAAGTTCCCGGGCCAACTCTCCGGTGGTCAGCAGCAGCGTGTGGCCATTGCCCGCGCCTTGTCGATGGACCCGATCGTGATGCTGTTTGACGAGCCCACCTCGGCGCTTGACCCCGAGATGGTGGGTGAGGTGCTGGACGTGATGGTGCAACTGGCCCAAGAAGGCATGACCATGATGGTGGTCACACACGAGATGGGCTTTGCCCGCAAGGTGGCCAACCGCGTGATCTTCATCGACGTGGGCGGCCGCATTTTGGAAGACTGCTCCAAGGACGAGTTCTTCAACCACCCGGAAAACCGCCAGCCCCGCACCAAGGATTTCTTGAACAAAATCCTGCAGCATTGA
- a CDS encoding thioesterase family protein, which produces MPHRPTTPIVLEPEYIEGFRQIYEEKIVFNKTLGLKLVKVTPEGVEARIDMRPELVGHFAYNRIHGGVISAVLDAIGSAAVMAALAAKHMDESPAKRLERFAKLGTIDLRVDYLRPGIGEHFTITANALRVGSRVGSSRMEFCGPDGTLMSTGAAAYIVS; this is translated from the coding sequence ATGCCCCATCGCCCAACCACCCCCATCGTTCTGGAACCCGAATACATCGAAGGTTTCCGCCAGATCTACGAAGAAAAAATCGTTTTCAACAAGACCCTCGGTCTGAAACTGGTGAAAGTCACGCCCGAGGGCGTGGAGGCCCGCATCGACATGCGGCCTGAGTTGGTGGGACACTTTGCCTACAACCGCATCCATGGGGGCGTCATCAGCGCGGTGCTGGATGCCATCGGCAGCGCAGCCGTCATGGCCGCGCTGGCGGCCAAACACATGGACGAGTCGCCCGCCAAACGCCTGGAGCGCTTTGCCAAGCTGGGCACCATCGATTTGCGGGTGGACTATTTGCGCCCTGGCATTGGCGAGCACTTCACCATCACGGCCAATGCTTTGCGCGTGGGCTCGCGGGTGGGCTCGTCGCGCATGGAGTTTTGTGGGCCCGACGGCACATTGATGTCGACAGGCGCTGCGGCCTACATCGTGTCCTGA